A single genomic interval of Carettochelys insculpta isolate YL-2023 chromosome 16, ASM3395843v1, whole genome shotgun sequence harbors:
- the LOC142021847 gene encoding WW domain-binding protein 2-like: MEVTRYQFSRTTNNSEERVLAHFSNVQLMLDEMPNFPKELQGAKKGILYLTQYKMIFQHKDKGSTTIRFPLQLLGDCVIGEELNSKQQYIKGTATSSQGILTFKFIFLYGATDCLNMIQTLSAADTLREAANLQDYPTASIYTYAHPSAPQAPRLLSTLPCWPPPYPGPPELPPPYSEVESASQRGDTVKKAVAEWNGSEDDPADWMA, from the exons ATGGAAGTGACCAGGTACCAATTCTCCAGGACAACTAACAACTCAGAGGAAAG GGTTCTAGCTCATTTCAGTAATGTACAGCTAATGTTGGATGAGATGCCAAACTTCCCCAAGGAGCTCCAAGGGGCAAAGAAAGGGATTCTGTACCTCACACAATACAAA ATGATATTCCAGCACAAGGACAAGGGTTCCACGACCATCCGTTTTCCACTTCAGCTCCTGGGGGACTGTGTGATAGGGGAGGAGCTGAACTCCAAACAGCAGTATATCAAAGGGACTGCTA CTTCCAGTCAGGGTATTCTTACCTTCAAATTCATCTTCCTCTATGGAGCCACTGATTGCCTGAATATGATCcaaaccctgtctgcagcag ATACATTAAGAGAGGCTGCTAATCTCCAGGACTACCCAACCGCCTCAATCTACACCTATGCTCACCCATCAGCACCTCAAGCTCCCC GTTTGCTTAGCACACTTCCATGCTGGCCTCCCCCCTATCCTGGCCCACCAGAGTTACCTCCACCCTACTCTGAAGTGGAGTCAGCAAGCCAAAGAG gtgatacagtgAAGAAGGCTGTGGCAGAATGGAATGGATCAGAAGATGATCCCGCCGACTGGATGGCATAG